The Catenulispora sp. GP43 genome includes a region encoding these proteins:
- the hypF gene encoding carbamoyltransferase HypF, which translates to MSSDVDSPPAAAAAARHWQVRGTVQGVGFRPFAHRLATELGLSGSVRNRAGVVEIDAFGPPEALAEFRTRLSAEAPPLAAITAIVESRPGVAAPPEAAAGFTIQASADLGGDGRAPAEVAPAEIPPDAGLCDACRAEVLDPADRRHRYPFTNCTACGPRATIIDDLPYDRARTSMAGFPLCPRCRAEYLDPADRRFHAEPIACPECGPQAAWYSRPGFPDVSEAVGETALSLAAQRLAAGGVIAVKGLGGYQLVCDATDPGAVARLREIKHRPDKPFAVMVPDLAAVRALACVTRTEENLLAGAARPIVLVRPWPVGVPALAPGVAPDAPRLGLFLPTTALHLLLLLEAGRPLVVTSGNTADAPIIVDDRIAAGTLAPVCDGVLAHDRPIRARYDDSVARAVHERTTVIRRARGFAPAALGLPIASPEPLLAVGAHLKHTFTLAIGARAFVGPHTGDLSDLAALEAFDEAAEHMQRVHRVRPETVVHDLHPEYLSTKIAAAIGNPDRRIAVQHHHAHIASCAAEHGITDPVLGVAYDGLGLGADGTLWGGEVLLADLRGFRRLARFGTAPMPGGEAAVRHPLRMALGYLAGGEDLGGRRPDPATVAAALAGIADREPKYDTVLRLALSGTGSPRASSAGRLFDAASALLGLCDHVSYEGQAAVTLEAASQGVLADPLPWRIVERDGLWVLDCMTTLTALLTHRLEGAEIPELAAAFHEALALATADLVHKCAADTGVRTVCLSGGVWQNNRLTEAVAAGLEGEGYRVLINQRVPCNDGGISFGQAAIAAARLAER; encoded by the coding sequence ATGAGCAGCGACGTCGACTCCCCGCCTGCCGCCGCGGCGGCGGCACGGCACTGGCAGGTGCGCGGCACCGTCCAAGGCGTGGGGTTCCGGCCCTTCGCCCACCGGCTGGCGACCGAACTCGGACTGTCCGGGTCGGTGCGCAACCGCGCCGGAGTCGTCGAGATCGACGCCTTCGGCCCGCCCGAGGCGCTGGCGGAGTTCCGAACCCGGCTCAGTGCCGAGGCGCCGCCGCTGGCCGCGATCACCGCGATCGTCGAGAGCCGGCCCGGAGTCGCGGCCCCGCCCGAAGCCGCCGCCGGCTTCACCATCCAGGCCAGTGCCGACCTCGGCGGCGACGGCCGCGCGCCCGCCGAGGTCGCGCCCGCCGAGATCCCACCCGACGCAGGCCTTTGCGACGCGTGCCGTGCCGAAGTCCTCGACCCGGCCGACCGCCGGCACCGCTATCCGTTCACCAACTGCACGGCCTGCGGCCCGCGCGCCACGATCATCGACGACCTCCCCTATGACCGCGCCCGCACCAGCATGGCCGGCTTCCCGCTGTGCCCCCGCTGCCGCGCCGAGTACCTGGACCCGGCGGACCGCCGCTTCCACGCCGAACCGATCGCCTGTCCGGAGTGCGGCCCCCAGGCGGCCTGGTACTCCCGCCCCGGTTTCCCGGACGTCTCCGAAGCCGTCGGCGAGACGGCGCTGAGCCTGGCCGCGCAACGCCTCGCGGCCGGCGGCGTCATCGCCGTCAAGGGCCTGGGCGGCTACCAGCTGGTGTGCGACGCCACCGACCCCGGCGCCGTCGCCCGGCTGCGCGAGATCAAACACCGTCCTGACAAGCCGTTCGCCGTGATGGTCCCGGATCTGGCCGCGGTGCGGGCCCTGGCCTGCGTCACCAGGACCGAGGAGAACCTCCTGGCCGGTGCGGCGCGCCCCATCGTGCTGGTCCGCCCCTGGCCGGTCGGAGTCCCGGCCCTGGCTCCCGGGGTGGCGCCGGACGCGCCCCGGCTGGGCCTGTTCCTCCCGACCACCGCGCTGCACCTGCTCCTGCTGCTCGAGGCCGGTCGTCCGCTGGTCGTCACCAGCGGGAACACCGCCGATGCCCCGATCATCGTCGACGACCGGATCGCGGCCGGGACCCTCGCCCCGGTCTGCGACGGCGTCCTGGCCCACGACCGCCCGATCCGCGCGCGGTATGACGACTCGGTGGCGCGGGCCGTGCACGAGCGGACGACCGTGATCCGGCGCGCGCGGGGCTTCGCACCGGCCGCCCTCGGCCTGCCGATCGCCTCACCGGAGCCGCTGCTGGCCGTGGGCGCGCACCTGAAGCACACCTTCACCCTGGCCATCGGGGCCCGCGCGTTCGTCGGCCCGCACACCGGCGACCTGTCCGACCTGGCGGCTCTGGAGGCGTTCGACGAGGCCGCCGAACACATGCAGCGCGTCCACCGCGTCCGTCCGGAGACCGTTGTGCACGACCTACATCCGGAGTATCTGTCCACCAAGATCGCAGCCGCCATCGGGAATCCGGACCGGCGGATCGCGGTCCAGCACCACCACGCCCACATCGCGTCCTGCGCCGCCGAGCACGGCATTACCGACCCGGTCCTGGGAGTCGCCTACGACGGACTGGGCTTGGGCGCCGACGGAACCCTGTGGGGCGGCGAGGTACTCCTGGCGGACCTGCGCGGCTTCCGCCGACTGGCCCGGTTCGGCACCGCCCCGATGCCCGGCGGCGAGGCCGCGGTGCGCCATCCGCTGCGCATGGCCCTGGGCTATCTGGCCGGCGGTGAGGACCTGGGCGGCCGCCGGCCGGATCCGGCGACGGTCGCCGCCGCGCTGGCCGGGATCGCGGACCGGGAGCCCAAGTACGACACGGTGCTGCGGCTGGCGCTGTCCGGGACCGGCTCGCCGCGGGCCTCCAGCGCCGGACGGCTCTTCGACGCCGCCTCGGCCCTGCTCGGGCTCTGCGACCACGTCTCCTACGAGGGACAGGCCGCCGTGACCCTCGAAGCCGCCTCCCAAGGCGTGCTCGCCGATCCGCTGCCGTGGCGGATCGTCGAACGTGACGGCCTGTGGGTCCTGGACTGTATGACGACCCTGACCGCTTTGCTCACGCACCGCCTGGAGGGCGCCGAGATCCCCGAACTGGCCGCCGCCTTCCACGAGGCGCTCGCGCTGGCCACGGCGGACCTGGTCCACAAGTGCGCGGCCGACACCGGGGTCCGTACCGTCTGCCTGTCCGGCGGCGTGTGGCAGAACAACCGGCTCACCGAGGCCGTCGCCGCCGGGCTGGAAGGCGAGGGATACCGGGTCCTGATCAACCAGCGGGTGCCGTGCAACGACGGCGGCATCAGCTTCGGACAGGCCGCGATCGCCGCGGCGCGGCTCGCGGAACGCTGA
- a CDS encoding HypC/HybG/HupF family hydrogenase formation chaperone: MCLAIPGRLESVEPADPFPTGTADFGGIRKQVCLVFVPEAAIGDYVLVHVGFAIGVIDEAEALRTLAVLRAMGDVVETELAGGVS, from the coding sequence ATGTGTCTGGCCATCCCCGGGCGGCTGGAGAGCGTCGAGCCGGCCGACCCCTTCCCGACCGGCACCGCCGACTTCGGCGGCATCCGCAAGCAGGTGTGCCTGGTGTTCGTCCCCGAGGCCGCGATCGGCGACTACGTGCTGGTCCACGTCGGCTTCGCCATCGGCGTGATCGACGAGGCCGAGGCGCTGCGCACCCTGGCGGTGCTGCGCGCCATGGGCGACGTGGTGGAGACCGAACTGGCCGGCGGTGTGTCGTGA